In the genome of Streptomyces sp. V2I9, one region contains:
- a CDS encoding pyridoxamine 5'-phosphate oxidase family protein, with protein sequence MTEPDPARSREQRKQDVLTRLRRDHDAWVATASPDGVPTLVPLSFSWDDDTGTLVMCTRRTNPTAVNVTPTGPIRVTVGHTRDVVLIEGDAQVVEGKDLAPVLGDAFAAKLDWDPRDGPRWVFLLITPHSLRAWREENELPDRDLMADGAWLV encoded by the coding sequence ATGACCGAACCCGACCCCGCCCGCAGCCGGGAGCAACGCAAACAGGACGTCCTGACCCGTCTGCGGCGGGACCACGACGCATGGGTGGCGACGGCCTCCCCGGACGGCGTCCCCACTCTGGTGCCGCTGTCGTTCTCCTGGGACGACGACACCGGCACCCTGGTGATGTGCACGCGGCGGACCAACCCGACCGCCGTCAACGTGACCCCCACCGGCCCGATCCGGGTCACCGTCGGCCACACCCGCGACGTGGTACTGATCGAGGGCGACGCACAGGTCGTGGAGGGAAAGGACCTGGCCCCCGTCCTGGGCGACGCGTTCGCCGCCAAACTCGACTGGGACCCGCGCGACGGCCCCCGCTGGGTGTTCCTGCTCATCACCCCTCACTCCCTGCGCGCCTGGCGTGAGGAGAACGAACTCCCCGACCGCGATCTGATGGCCGACGGTGCCTGGCTCGTCTGA
- a CDS encoding ComEC/Rec2 family competence protein, producing MSNREFRLGLPRDVEPERRGTIGGAASAVVSGPLAARLPSGGPGTQGARGGRGGPDVPGEAEGRQEGPADLRLVPPALAVWAAAAVALGLPGRWAAVVSVTCAVFGLVLLVVAVRTGALRTARTARRPGSAAGRSRLIAAGGAVLLCAAGGAAVAGLHGADVRRGPVPALAREYARVDVDVRVTSDPRTTRPAVRGSHSTPPLLLIDAETIQVRAVRGRTARVRTPVLITVPAGGHRAGWQKLLPSTRLRLGGRLSPPAHEGERLAAVLRVDSAAAPRIIGPPTWIQRAAGELRAGLRQATDGLDADARALLPGLVVGDTSRVPPELHEAFKATDLTHLLSVSGANLSILLFVLVGPPGSALTAERRGLAPVIGLSLRATAVIGGAMTLAFVVVCRPEPSVLRAAACGLITLLAIGTGRRRSLIPALAAAVLLLVLYDPWLARSYGFLLSVLATGALLTLAPRWSLALRARRVPGRLAEVLAAAAAAQAVCAPVVVVLASRVSLVAVPCNLLAEFAVAPATVLGFTALAVAPVALPAAEVLARIASWPVGWIATVARTGAGLPGAEAQWPGGWSGAALLAGLTVLLVLLAPRLARHPWICAATGLLLVLTVLRPVPLTRIMTGWPPPGWAFALCDVGQGDAMILAAGKGTGVVVDAGPDPRAVDRCLRDLAVTRVPLVVLTHFHADHVRGLPGVLRGRAVGAIQTTSLEEPPEQAAFVRRTAAEARVPTVRAAAGERRRWGPVDWRVLWPRPGSGGAGAAVREPNDSSVTLRVRAAGGLTLLLLGDLEPPAQRELLRDREASGPVDVLKVAHHGSAFQDAGLLHTVRPRLALISCGADNPYGHPSPRTVGALGAAGARVLRTDTDGAIAVTGTGKELRAVGRS from the coding sequence ATGAGTAACCGTGAGTTCCGGCTCGGCCTCCCACGGGACGTGGAGCCGGAGAGGCGCGGCACCATCGGTGGCGCGGCCAGCGCGGTGGTGTCGGGGCCGCTCGCGGCACGGCTTCCGAGCGGCGGCCCCGGAACGCAGGGAGCACGGGGCGGTCGGGGCGGCCCGGATGTGCCCGGAGAAGCGGAAGGGAGGCAGGAGGGCCCTGCCGATCTGCGGCTCGTGCCGCCTGCGCTGGCGGTCTGGGCCGCTGCCGCGGTGGCGCTGGGACTGCCGGGGAGGTGGGCGGCGGTGGTGTCCGTCACCTGCGCGGTCTTCGGGCTCGTCCTGTTGGTGGTCGCCGTGCGCACGGGAGCCCTGCGGACCGCCCGGACGGCGAGGCGGCCGGGGAGCGCTGCCGGACGGTCCCGGCTCATCGCCGCCGGGGGAGCCGTGCTGCTGTGCGCGGCGGGAGGCGCGGCGGTGGCCGGGCTGCACGGGGCCGATGTGCGGCGTGGGCCCGTACCCGCACTGGCGCGGGAGTACGCACGGGTCGACGTCGACGTACGGGTGACGTCGGACCCCCGGACGACGCGCCCGGCGGTGCGGGGCAGTCACAGCACACCCCCTCTTCTCCTGATCGACGCCGAGACCATCCAGGTGCGGGCGGTCCGCGGCCGGACCGCCCGAGTCCGCACCCCGGTGCTGATCACGGTCCCGGCGGGCGGCCACCGGGCGGGCTGGCAGAAGCTGCTGCCGTCCACGCGGCTCCGGCTCGGCGGCCGCCTCTCCCCGCCGGCGCACGAGGGCGAACGGCTCGCGGCTGTCCTGCGGGTGGACAGCGCGGCCGCGCCCCGGATCATCGGGCCTCCGACGTGGATCCAGCGCGCGGCGGGGGAGCTGCGGGCCGGACTGCGGCAGGCGACGGACGGGCTGGACGCGGATGCGCGTGCGCTGCTGCCGGGGCTGGTGGTCGGCGACACCTCCAGAGTCCCGCCCGAACTCCACGAGGCCTTCAAGGCGACCGATCTGACACACCTTTTGAGTGTTTCAGGTGCAAATTTGTCGATCCTCCTCTTCGTCCTCGTCGGGCCGCCGGGGTCCGCGCTGACCGCGGAAAGACGGGGGCTGGCACCGGTGATCGGGCTTTCGCTGCGGGCGACCGCGGTGATCGGCGGCGCGATGACGCTCGCGTTCGTCGTCGTGTGCCGCCCGGAGCCGAGCGTGCTCCGCGCCGCCGCCTGCGGGCTCATCACGCTCCTTGCGATCGGAACGGGCCGCCGGAGATCACTGATCCCCGCGCTGGCGGCGGCGGTCCTCCTGCTGGTGCTCTACGACCCCTGGCTGGCCCGGAGTTACGGTTTCCTGCTGTCGGTCCTGGCCACCGGCGCGCTGCTGACGCTCGCACCGAGATGGAGCCTCGCGCTCCGCGCGCGACGGGTTCCGGGCAGGCTTGCCGAGGTGCTGGCCGCGGCGGCGGCCGCGCAGGCCGTGTGCGCCCCCGTGGTGGTGGTCCTGGCCTCGCGGGTCAGCCTGGTGGCGGTCCCGTGCAATCTGCTGGCGGAGTTCGCGGTGGCGCCGGCGACGGTACTCGGATTCACGGCTCTCGCCGTCGCCCCGGTCGCCCTCCCGGCGGCCGAGGTGCTGGCCCGGATCGCGAGCTGGCCGGTCGGGTGGATCGCCACGGTCGCCCGTACGGGGGCGGGGCTTCCCGGAGCGGAGGCGCAGTGGCCCGGAGGGTGGTCCGGCGCGGCGCTGCTGGCCGGTCTCACGGTGCTGCTCGTGCTCCTGGCCCCGAGGCTGGCCCGGCACCCGTGGATCTGTGCGGCCACCGGGCTGCTCCTCGTGCTGACCGTGCTGCGGCCGGTCCCCTTGACCCGGATCATGACCGGATGGCCGCCGCCCGGCTGGGCGTTCGCACTCTGCGACGTGGGGCAGGGCGACGCGATGATCCTTGCGGCAGGGAAGGGCACGGGGGTGGTCGTCGACGCCGGGCCTGATCCCCGCGCGGTCGACCGTTGCCTGCGCGACCTCGCGGTGACCAGGGTGCCGCTCGTGGTCCTGACCCACTTCCACGCCGACCACGTACGCGGGCTGCCGGGCGTTCTGCGGGGCAGGGCGGTGGGCGCGATCCAGACGACGAGCCTCGAAGAACCGCCCGAGCAGGCCGCGTTCGTGCGGCGCACGGCGGCCGAGGCGCGGGTTCCGACGGTGCGGGCCGCGGCCGGGGAGCGCCGCCGGTGGGGCCCGGTCGACTGGCGGGTCCTCTGGCCGCGTCCGGGGTCCGGGGGAGCGGGGGCAGCGGTGCGGGAGCCGAACGATTCCAGCGTCACCCTGCGCGTACGGGCGGCCGGAGGGCTGACGCTGCTCCTGCTCGGAGACCTCGAGCCCCCGGCTCAGCGGGAGTTGCTGCGGGACCGGGAGGCGTCGGGCCCGGTGGACGTTCTCAAGGTGGCCCACCACGGCTCGGCCTTCCAGGACGCCGGGCTGCTCCACACCGTACGGCCGAGGCTGGCGCTGATCTCCTGCGGCGCGGACAACCCGTACGGTCACCCGTCGCCGCGCACGGTGGGCGCTCTCGGCGCGGCCGGGGCACGGGTCCTGCGCACCGACACCGACGGGGCGATCGCGGTGACGGGCACCGGAAAGGAGCTGCGGGCGGTGGGGAGGTCGTGA
- a CDS encoding ComEA family DNA-binding protein: protein MAGASGLGGDAGPGPGAEPVREAAILSVPAAGVRGTADAPVREAPPEPGPVPEAAGEGGTAGDSSKARRIVAAVRERLPLWVRLRCGMAPRTPVVLGLVLLVAVAVAAVHFWSARPQAVHAPEPVADEAAAPGPAPDALRSGTPDPVPRPAAGEPPSAGGSGQIVVDVSGKVRRPGIRRLPTGSRVADALDAAGGVRAGTDLTGLNRARVLTDGEQVVVGLPPGSPLAAPAGGGGLGGGGQAGTPGGAGPSAPLSLNTATAEQLETLPGVGPVLAQHMIDYRTENNGFRSVDELRQVDGIGDRRFADLQPLVRP, encoded by the coding sequence TTGGCCGGTGCGTCCGGGCTCGGGGGCGACGCCGGGCCCGGACCGGGGGCCGAACCCGTACGTGAGGCGGCGATCCTGTCCGTGCCCGCCGCAGGGGTGCGGGGGACTGCGGACGCGCCCGTGCGCGAGGCGCCACCGGAACCCGGACCCGTGCCCGAGGCCGCCGGAGAGGGCGGGACCGCGGGGGACTCCTCGAAGGCGCGCCGGATCGTGGCGGCGGTCCGGGAGCGGCTGCCCCTGTGGGTACGGCTCCGATGCGGCATGGCGCCGCGTACGCCGGTGGTGCTCGGCCTGGTGCTGCTCGTCGCGGTGGCCGTGGCGGCGGTCCACTTCTGGTCCGCGCGCCCCCAGGCCGTGCACGCCCCGGAACCGGTGGCGGACGAGGCGGCCGCGCCCGGACCGGCCCCGGACGCGTTACGGTCCGGTACTCCTGACCCGGTGCCCCGTCCGGCTGCCGGGGAGCCGCCCTCCGCAGGAGGGAGCGGGCAGATCGTCGTCGATGTGAGCGGCAAGGTGCGCCGGCCGGGGATCCGGCGGCTTCCCACGGGATCGCGGGTGGCGGACGCGCTCGACGCGGCGGGCGGTGTGCGCGCCGGCACGGACCTGACCGGGCTCAACCGGGCGCGGGTCCTCACGGACGGGGAGCAGGTCGTCGTGGGCCTTCCGCCCGGTTCGCCCCTCGCCGCCCCAGCCGGCGGAGGCGGGCTCGGGGGCGGCGGGCAGGCCGGGACGCCGGGCGGGGCCGGGCCCTCGGCGCCGCTGAGCCTGAACACGGCGACTGCGGAACAGCTCGAAACCCTGCCGGGGGTCGGACCCGTGCTGGCCCAGCACATGATCGACTACCGCACGGAGAACAACGGGTTCCGGTCCGTCGACGAACTCCGCCAGGTCGACGGGATCGGCGACCGCCGCTTCGCCGACCTCCAGCCGCTCGTACGCCCATGA
- a CDS encoding YceI family protein, with translation MFGRWLGNRGQAGGRGGALAGVQVPRTAGVLSCRVLDPVNEPVPQAEFVVTDSTGRRVTGGETDPFGRVLATVPAGDHRLAITAEGFSPFHGAVTVTEGAHANLGDVTLQVAPLPQLPEPGDWDIEPNHSQIGFTARHIGLARIHGRFNTFAGAVRIADRMEDSAMHVIIDAASIDTNVQMRDDHLRSGDFLDVGRYPTLEFYSERFVHRGGSRWGVTGALTLHGVSRTVTLDTQYLGIGSGLEGETRAACRATTELHREDFTLTWQTMLARGIAVVGPSIVIDLDIQIVPKG, from the coding sequence ATGTTCGGCCGTTGGCTGGGAAACAGAGGCCAGGCGGGTGGGCGCGGTGGGGCCCTCGCGGGAGTCCAGGTGCCTCGCACCGCAGGTGTGCTCAGCTGCCGGGTGCTGGACCCGGTCAACGAACCGGTACCGCAGGCCGAGTTCGTCGTGACCGACAGCACGGGCCGCCGGGTGACGGGCGGCGAGACGGACCCCTTCGGCAGGGTTCTCGCCACGGTTCCGGCCGGGGACCACCGTCTCGCGATCACGGCCGAGGGCTTCTCCCCCTTCCACGGGGCGGTGACGGTGACCGAGGGAGCGCACGCCAACCTGGGCGATGTGACGCTCCAGGTGGCACCGCTCCCGCAACTGCCCGAACCCGGCGACTGGGACATCGAGCCGAACCACTCGCAGATCGGCTTCACCGCCCGTCACATCGGGCTCGCCCGCATCCACGGCAGGTTCAACACCTTCGCCGGGGCGGTCCGGATCGCCGACCGCATGGAGGACTCCGCCATGCACGTGATCATCGACGCCGCGTCGATCGACACCAATGTGCAGATGCGTGACGACCATCTGCGCTCCGGCGACTTCCTCGACGTCGGCCGCTATCCGACGCTGGAGTTCTACAGCGAGCGCTTCGTCCACCGGGGCGGCAGCCGCTGGGGCGTCACCGGGGCGCTGACCCTGCACGGGGTGAGCCGGACCGTGACGCTGGACACTCAGTACCTCGGTATCGGCAGTGGCCTGGAGGGCGAGACCCGCGCCGCCTGCCGGGCCACCACCGAACTGCACCGCGAGGACTTCACGCTCACCTGGCAGACCATGCTGGCGCGCGGGATCGCGGTGGTGGGGCCGAGCATCGTCATCGACCTGGACATCCAGATCGTGCCCAAGGGCTGA